In the genome of Sulfurimonas autotrophica DSM 16294, the window GTATGAACAGGTATCAGGGAAGCCGTTACTCATTTGGGTATGCCGCTTGCCCTGATTTGGAACTCAACCGCCCGCTGTTTGATCTTTTAAAACCTGAAGAGTTTGGTATTGAACTGAGTGAAACATTTCAGATTCATCCCGAGCAGTCGACTTCAGCTCTTGTCGTTTATCATCCTGAGGCTACATATTATAATGTGTAGCCAAAAAAATACTTTCGCAAGTTAAGAACTAATTTCTTCTGCTCTTTGCAGCTCATCCAAATAATCTGACATTGAATCATCCGGATCGTTGTTCACTATTGCATATAAGCCGATAGTATTAAGATGCTCTTTATCTGCAAATACTTTTGAAGCATTCTCCCAGTTAATGTGCTCCCAAAAACCATCAAGATATTTTGCTCTTTCATTTTTATAATCAAGATAATAAGCATGTTCCCAGACATCACATGTAAGCAGTGGTATTTCATTGTGTGCTATTGGTGTTTGGGCATTGGAAGTGTTGAGTATTTTTAAATGTTCATGCTGATCAAGTACAAGCCATGTCCACCCTGAACCGAAATTCGTCAGTGCGGCATTTAAAAATGCCTCTTTGAATTTTTCCATACTGCCGAAAACTTCTGTAATTTTTCTAAGCAGTGCATCTGAGGGCGTGGTTGCAACAGGAGAGAGACAGTTCCAATAAAAGTTATGATTAAAGGTTTGTGCAGCATTATTAAATATGGCACCGTCTGACTGGGTGATGATATATTCCAAACTCATTTCTTCATACTCAGTACCTGTAATCAGTGCATTAAGTTTGTTTATATAACCTGCATGATGTTTTTCATGATGATAAAAAAGTGTTTGTTGGGTTAAAAAAGGTTCTAATGAATCCATGTCATAAGGTAAAGCCGCTAATGTATGTTGCATAATAAACTCCTTTTGTTATATTAAATTATTATACAGCAAA includes:
- a CDS encoding superoxide dismutase; the protein is MQHTLAALPYDMDSLEPFLTQQTLFYHHEKHHAGYINKLNALITGTEYEEMSLEYIITQSDGAIFNNAAQTFNHNFYWNCLSPVATTPSDALLRKITEVFGSMEKFKEAFLNAALTNFGSGWTWLVLDQHEHLKILNTSNAQTPIAHNEIPLLTCDVWEHAYYLDYKNERAKYLDGFWEHINWENASKVFADKEHLNTIGLYAIVNNDPDDSMSDYLDELQRAEEISS